The following are encoded together in the Limanda limanda chromosome 12, fLimLim1.1, whole genome shotgun sequence genome:
- the rps6ka1 gene encoding ribosomal protein S6 kinase alpha-1 isoform X2, with the protein MPLAQIAEPWPTMELVQLETENGQSTTDDGVTPAVKEDGDIKEINITHVVKEGSEKADASQFELLKVLGQGSFGKVFLVRKVTPPDDNQLYAMKVLKKATLKVRDRVRTKMERDILADVNHPFVVKLHYAFQTEGKLYLILDFLRGGDLFTRLSKEVMFTEEDVKFYLAELALGLDHLHSLGIIYRDLKPENILLDEEGHIKLTDFGLCKEAIDHEKKAYSFCGTVEYMAPEVVNRQGHTHSADWWSYGVLMFEMLTGALPFQGKDRKETMSLILKARLGMPQFLSSEAQSLLRSLFKRNPCNRLGSGADGAEEIKRHGFYSTIDWNKLFMREAKPPFRPAVARPDDTFYFDSEFTSRTPKDSPGVPPSAGAHQLFRGFSFIASTLLDEEGFAEPVQPPQHPVVQQLHGKNLLFSDGYVLKEDIGMGSFSVCKRCVHKATNTEYAVKMIDKTSTDPSEEIEILLRYGQHPNIITLKDVYDNGKQVFLVTELMRGGELLDRILKQKSFSEREASAVLHTITKTAEYLHSQGVVHRDLKPSNILYVDESGNPESIRICDFGFAKQLRANNGLLMTPCYTANFVAPEVLKRQGYDEGCDIWSLGVLLYTMLAGFTPFANGPEDTPNEILSRIGSGRFSLIGGNWDTVSDAAKELVSKMLHVDPHQRLTAKQVLKHPWIVQRDKLPNSQLPHQDPKLVKGAMAATYSALKSSQPTPELKPIESSFLAQRRVKKLPSTSL; encoded by the exons ATGCCTCTTGCACAGATCGCAGAGCCATGGCCCACCATGGAGCTGGTGCAGCTGGAGACGGAG AATGGACAGAGCACAACTGATGACGGCGTCACACCTGCTGTCAAG GAAGATGGAGACATCAAGGAGATCAACATCACTCATGTGGTCAAAGAGGGATCCGAGAAGGCCGACGCCTCCCAGTTTGAACTGCTCAAAGTGCTGGGTCAGGGGTCTTTTGGCAAG GTCTTCCTGGTGCGAAAGGTGACCCCTCCAGATGACAACCAGCTCTATGCCATGAAGGTCCTGAAGAAGGCCACACTCAAAG TGAGAGACCGTGTGAGGAccaagatggagagagacattCTGGCAGACGTCAACCATCCGTTTGTCGTCAAACTTCACTATG CATTCCAAACTGAAGGAAAGTTGTACTTGATTCTGGACTTCCTCAGAGGAGGAGACCTCTTCACAAGACTCTCTAAAGAG GTGATGttcacagaggaggatgtgaagTTTTATCTGGCAGAGCTGGCCTTAGGACTGGACCATCTCCACAGCCTGGGCATCATTTACAGAGACCTAAAGCCTGAGAA TATTCTCCTGGATGAGGAGGGACATATCAAACTCACAG ATTTTGGATTGTGTAAAGAAGCCATCGATCATGAGAAGAAAGCCTATTCCTTCTGTGGCACTGTGGAGTACATGGCACCAGAGGTTGTGAACAGGCAGGGGCACACCCACAGCGCAGACTGGTGGTCATACGGAGTACTgatg TTTGAGATGTTGACAGGAGCGCTGCCATTTCAAGGGAAGGACCGCAAAGAAACGATGAGCCTCATTCTGAA ggCGCGTCTGGGAATGCCTCAGTTCCTGAGTTCAGAGGCCCAGTCGCTGCTAAGGTCTTTGTTCAAGAGGAACCCTTGCAACAGACTGG GATCTGGTGCTGACGGTGCAGAGGAGATCAAACGACACGGCTTCTATTCCACCATCGACTGGAAT aAACTCTTCATGAGAGAAGCCAAGCCTCCATTCAGGCCGGCGGTGGCGCGGCCAGACGACACATTCTACTTTGACTCCGAGTTCACCTCCCGCACCcctaaag ACTCGCCTGGCGTGCCCCCGAGTGCCGGAGCTCACCAGCTTTTCAGAGGGTTCAGTTTCATCGCCTCCACTCTGTTGGACGAGGAGGGTTTTGCGGAGCCAGTGCAGCCGCCGCAGCATCCAGTGGTCCAG CAGCTACATGGGAAGAACCTGCTGTTCAGCGACGGCTACGTGCTAAAGGAAGATATCGGCATGGGCTCCTTCTCCGTCTGCAAACGCTGCGTTCACAAAGCCACCAACACAGAATACGCAGTcaag atgattgaCAAGACCAGCACAGACCCCTCTGAGGAGATTGAGATTCTGCTTCGATATGGACAACACCCCAACATCATAACCCTGAAGGAT GTGTACGATAACGGTAAGCAGGTGTTCCTGGTGACGGAGCTGATGCGCGGTGGCGAGCTGCTCGATCGGATCCTCAAACAGAAGTCCTTCTCGGAGCGAGAGGCCAGCGCTGTGCTTCACACCATCACCAAGACCGCGGAGTACCTGCACTCACAGGGG GTGGTGCACAGAGACCTGAAGCCCAGTAACATCCTCTACGTGGACGAGTCGGGGAATCCAGAGTCGATCAGGATCTGTGACTTCGGCTTCGCGAAGCAGCTGCGGGCCAACAACGGCCTGCTGATGACGCCCTGCTACACCGCTAACTTTGTGGCCCCCGAG GTGTTGAAGCGACAGGGCTACGATGAAGGATGCGACATCTGGAGTCTGGGAGTCTTACTCTACACCATGCTGGCTGG TTTCACTCCATTTGCCAACGGACCTGAGGACACCCCCAATGAGATTCTGAGCCGGATAGGCAGCGGCCGCTTCAGCCTGATCGGAGGAAACTGGGACACTGTGTCTGATGCTGCAAAG GAGCTTGTGTCCAAGATGCTCCATGTGGACCCTCATCAGAGACTGACTGCCAAGCAGGTCCTCAAGCACCCCTGGATCGTGCAGAGAGACAAACTACCTAACAGCCAGCTCCCGCACCAGGACCCCAAACTGGTCAAG GGAGCTATGGCTGCCACCTACTCCGCCCTGAAGAGCTCCCAACCAACTCCGGAGCTCAAGCCCATCGAGAGCTCCTTCCTGGCTCAGAGGCGCGTCAAGAAGCTTCCCTCCACCTCGCTGTAG
- the rps6ka1 gene encoding ribosomal protein S6 kinase alpha-1 isoform X1 yields the protein MEKDKRKFNLFNLLTLYLSRRNKALTSSPSHSTSTAATGISTDSLPAQRNLWTEDGDIKEINITHVVKEGSEKADASQFELLKVLGQGSFGKVFLVRKVTPPDDNQLYAMKVLKKATLKVRDRVRTKMERDILADVNHPFVVKLHYAFQTEGKLYLILDFLRGGDLFTRLSKEVMFTEEDVKFYLAELALGLDHLHSLGIIYRDLKPENILLDEEGHIKLTDFGLCKEAIDHEKKAYSFCGTVEYMAPEVVNRQGHTHSADWWSYGVLMFEMLTGALPFQGKDRKETMSLILKARLGMPQFLSSEAQSLLRSLFKRNPCNRLGSGADGAEEIKRHGFYSTIDWNKLFMREAKPPFRPAVARPDDTFYFDSEFTSRTPKDSPGVPPSAGAHQLFRGFSFIASTLLDEEGFAEPVQPPQHPVVQQLHGKNLLFSDGYVLKEDIGMGSFSVCKRCVHKATNTEYAVKMIDKTSTDPSEEIEILLRYGQHPNIITLKDVYDNGKQVFLVTELMRGGELLDRILKQKSFSEREASAVLHTITKTAEYLHSQGVVHRDLKPSNILYVDESGNPESIRICDFGFAKQLRANNGLLMTPCYTANFVAPEVLKRQGYDEGCDIWSLGVLLYTMLAGFTPFANGPEDTPNEILSRIGSGRFSLIGGNWDTVSDAAKELVSKMLHVDPHQRLTAKQVLKHPWIVQRDKLPNSQLPHQDPKLVKGAMAATYSALKSSQPTPELKPIESSFLAQRRVKKLPSTSL from the exons ATGGAGAAGGACAAGAGGAAGTTCAACCTGTTCAACCTGCTGACCCTCTACCTGTCGAGAAGGAACAAGGCTCTGACCAGCAGCCCTTCTCACTCCACCTCAACAGCTGCAACAGGCATCAGCACCGACTCTTTACCTGCACAGAGGAACCTCTGGACG GAAGATGGAGACATCAAGGAGATCAACATCACTCATGTGGTCAAAGAGGGATCCGAGAAGGCCGACGCCTCCCAGTTTGAACTGCTCAAAGTGCTGGGTCAGGGGTCTTTTGGCAAG GTCTTCCTGGTGCGAAAGGTGACCCCTCCAGATGACAACCAGCTCTATGCCATGAAGGTCCTGAAGAAGGCCACACTCAAAG TGAGAGACCGTGTGAGGAccaagatggagagagacattCTGGCAGACGTCAACCATCCGTTTGTCGTCAAACTTCACTATG CATTCCAAACTGAAGGAAAGTTGTACTTGATTCTGGACTTCCTCAGAGGAGGAGACCTCTTCACAAGACTCTCTAAAGAG GTGATGttcacagaggaggatgtgaagTTTTATCTGGCAGAGCTGGCCTTAGGACTGGACCATCTCCACAGCCTGGGCATCATTTACAGAGACCTAAAGCCTGAGAA TATTCTCCTGGATGAGGAGGGACATATCAAACTCACAG ATTTTGGATTGTGTAAAGAAGCCATCGATCATGAGAAGAAAGCCTATTCCTTCTGTGGCACTGTGGAGTACATGGCACCAGAGGTTGTGAACAGGCAGGGGCACACCCACAGCGCAGACTGGTGGTCATACGGAGTACTgatg TTTGAGATGTTGACAGGAGCGCTGCCATTTCAAGGGAAGGACCGCAAAGAAACGATGAGCCTCATTCTGAA ggCGCGTCTGGGAATGCCTCAGTTCCTGAGTTCAGAGGCCCAGTCGCTGCTAAGGTCTTTGTTCAAGAGGAACCCTTGCAACAGACTGG GATCTGGTGCTGACGGTGCAGAGGAGATCAAACGACACGGCTTCTATTCCACCATCGACTGGAAT aAACTCTTCATGAGAGAAGCCAAGCCTCCATTCAGGCCGGCGGTGGCGCGGCCAGACGACACATTCTACTTTGACTCCGAGTTCACCTCCCGCACCcctaaag ACTCGCCTGGCGTGCCCCCGAGTGCCGGAGCTCACCAGCTTTTCAGAGGGTTCAGTTTCATCGCCTCCACTCTGTTGGACGAGGAGGGTTTTGCGGAGCCAGTGCAGCCGCCGCAGCATCCAGTGGTCCAG CAGCTACATGGGAAGAACCTGCTGTTCAGCGACGGCTACGTGCTAAAGGAAGATATCGGCATGGGCTCCTTCTCCGTCTGCAAACGCTGCGTTCACAAAGCCACCAACACAGAATACGCAGTcaag atgattgaCAAGACCAGCACAGACCCCTCTGAGGAGATTGAGATTCTGCTTCGATATGGACAACACCCCAACATCATAACCCTGAAGGAT GTGTACGATAACGGTAAGCAGGTGTTCCTGGTGACGGAGCTGATGCGCGGTGGCGAGCTGCTCGATCGGATCCTCAAACAGAAGTCCTTCTCGGAGCGAGAGGCCAGCGCTGTGCTTCACACCATCACCAAGACCGCGGAGTACCTGCACTCACAGGGG GTGGTGCACAGAGACCTGAAGCCCAGTAACATCCTCTACGTGGACGAGTCGGGGAATCCAGAGTCGATCAGGATCTGTGACTTCGGCTTCGCGAAGCAGCTGCGGGCCAACAACGGCCTGCTGATGACGCCCTGCTACACCGCTAACTTTGTGGCCCCCGAG GTGTTGAAGCGACAGGGCTACGATGAAGGATGCGACATCTGGAGTCTGGGAGTCTTACTCTACACCATGCTGGCTGG TTTCACTCCATTTGCCAACGGACCTGAGGACACCCCCAATGAGATTCTGAGCCGGATAGGCAGCGGCCGCTTCAGCCTGATCGGAGGAAACTGGGACACTGTGTCTGATGCTGCAAAG GAGCTTGTGTCCAAGATGCTCCATGTGGACCCTCATCAGAGACTGACTGCCAAGCAGGTCCTCAAGCACCCCTGGATCGTGCAGAGAGACAAACTACCTAACAGCCAGCTCCCGCACCAGGACCCCAAACTGGTCAAG GGAGCTATGGCTGCCACCTACTCCGCCCTGAAGAGCTCCCAACCAACTCCGGAGCTCAAGCCCATCGAGAGCTCCTTCCTGGCTCAGAGGCGCGTCAAGAAGCTTCCCTCCACCTCGCTGTAG
- the rps6ka1 gene encoding ribosomal protein S6 kinase alpha-1 isoform X3, with product MKVLKKATLKVRDRVRTKMERDILADVNHPFVVKLHYAFQTEGKLYLILDFLRGGDLFTRLSKEVMFTEEDVKFYLAELALGLDHLHSLGIIYRDLKPENILLDEEGHIKLTDFGLCKEAIDHEKKAYSFCGTVEYMAPEVVNRQGHTHSADWWSYGVLMFEMLTGALPFQGKDRKETMSLILKARLGMPQFLSSEAQSLLRSLFKRNPCNRLGSGADGAEEIKRHGFYSTIDWNKLFMREAKPPFRPAVARPDDTFYFDSEFTSRTPKDSPGVPPSAGAHQLFRGFSFIASTLLDEEGFAEPVQPPQHPVVQQLHGKNLLFSDGYVLKEDIGMGSFSVCKRCVHKATNTEYAVKMIDKTSTDPSEEIEILLRYGQHPNIITLKDVYDNGKQVFLVTELMRGGELLDRILKQKSFSEREASAVLHTITKTAEYLHSQGVVHRDLKPSNILYVDESGNPESIRICDFGFAKQLRANNGLLMTPCYTANFVAPEVLKRQGYDEGCDIWSLGVLLYTMLAGFTPFANGPEDTPNEILSRIGSGRFSLIGGNWDTVSDAAKELVSKMLHVDPHQRLTAKQVLKHPWIVQRDKLPNSQLPHQDPKLVKGAMAATYSALKSSQPTPELKPIESSFLAQRRVKKLPSTSL from the exons ATGAAGGTCCTGAAGAAGGCCACACTCAAAG TGAGAGACCGTGTGAGGAccaagatggagagagacattCTGGCAGACGTCAACCATCCGTTTGTCGTCAAACTTCACTATG CATTCCAAACTGAAGGAAAGTTGTACTTGATTCTGGACTTCCTCAGAGGAGGAGACCTCTTCACAAGACTCTCTAAAGAG GTGATGttcacagaggaggatgtgaagTTTTATCTGGCAGAGCTGGCCTTAGGACTGGACCATCTCCACAGCCTGGGCATCATTTACAGAGACCTAAAGCCTGAGAA TATTCTCCTGGATGAGGAGGGACATATCAAACTCACAG ATTTTGGATTGTGTAAAGAAGCCATCGATCATGAGAAGAAAGCCTATTCCTTCTGTGGCACTGTGGAGTACATGGCACCAGAGGTTGTGAACAGGCAGGGGCACACCCACAGCGCAGACTGGTGGTCATACGGAGTACTgatg TTTGAGATGTTGACAGGAGCGCTGCCATTTCAAGGGAAGGACCGCAAAGAAACGATGAGCCTCATTCTGAA ggCGCGTCTGGGAATGCCTCAGTTCCTGAGTTCAGAGGCCCAGTCGCTGCTAAGGTCTTTGTTCAAGAGGAACCCTTGCAACAGACTGG GATCTGGTGCTGACGGTGCAGAGGAGATCAAACGACACGGCTTCTATTCCACCATCGACTGGAAT aAACTCTTCATGAGAGAAGCCAAGCCTCCATTCAGGCCGGCGGTGGCGCGGCCAGACGACACATTCTACTTTGACTCCGAGTTCACCTCCCGCACCcctaaag ACTCGCCTGGCGTGCCCCCGAGTGCCGGAGCTCACCAGCTTTTCAGAGGGTTCAGTTTCATCGCCTCCACTCTGTTGGACGAGGAGGGTTTTGCGGAGCCAGTGCAGCCGCCGCAGCATCCAGTGGTCCAG CAGCTACATGGGAAGAACCTGCTGTTCAGCGACGGCTACGTGCTAAAGGAAGATATCGGCATGGGCTCCTTCTCCGTCTGCAAACGCTGCGTTCACAAAGCCACCAACACAGAATACGCAGTcaag atgattgaCAAGACCAGCACAGACCCCTCTGAGGAGATTGAGATTCTGCTTCGATATGGACAACACCCCAACATCATAACCCTGAAGGAT GTGTACGATAACGGTAAGCAGGTGTTCCTGGTGACGGAGCTGATGCGCGGTGGCGAGCTGCTCGATCGGATCCTCAAACAGAAGTCCTTCTCGGAGCGAGAGGCCAGCGCTGTGCTTCACACCATCACCAAGACCGCGGAGTACCTGCACTCACAGGGG GTGGTGCACAGAGACCTGAAGCCCAGTAACATCCTCTACGTGGACGAGTCGGGGAATCCAGAGTCGATCAGGATCTGTGACTTCGGCTTCGCGAAGCAGCTGCGGGCCAACAACGGCCTGCTGATGACGCCCTGCTACACCGCTAACTTTGTGGCCCCCGAG GTGTTGAAGCGACAGGGCTACGATGAAGGATGCGACATCTGGAGTCTGGGAGTCTTACTCTACACCATGCTGGCTGG TTTCACTCCATTTGCCAACGGACCTGAGGACACCCCCAATGAGATTCTGAGCCGGATAGGCAGCGGCCGCTTCAGCCTGATCGGAGGAAACTGGGACACTGTGTCTGATGCTGCAAAG GAGCTTGTGTCCAAGATGCTCCATGTGGACCCTCATCAGAGACTGACTGCCAAGCAGGTCCTCAAGCACCCCTGGATCGTGCAGAGAGACAAACTACCTAACAGCCAGCTCCCGCACCAGGACCCCAAACTGGTCAAG GGAGCTATGGCTGCCACCTACTCCGCCCTGAAGAGCTCCCAACCAACTCCGGAGCTCAAGCCCATCGAGAGCTCCTTCCTGGCTCAGAGGCGCGTCAAGAAGCTTCCCTCCACCTCGCTGTAG